A single region of the Terriglobales bacterium genome encodes:
- a CDS encoding ThiF family adenylyltransferase, with amino-acid sequence MHSQSVSLITSRLGDETHIAADADTWREVCTKLTAAAPDEACCFLLTRPSRGITRTTVILREIIWPKPGDVQATPGSLELSADYISRAIDAAIDAGAMVGLCLVHTHPKSEKFGEGIARFSSRDDWYENRLFPTITLDRPGAISASVVIGSAGDVDARIWWRERGECVTQDVQAIRAVGPELTIIETPSSPWKDHPDPAVMDRSTRLWGGEGRRRLQNLRIGIAGAGGTGSLTIFGLATMGVGKLLVWDKDIAKKQNRHRTAGITSDQIGKPKVTAMKVMAESVATAEPFIIEVYEDWATTAEALTRLKDCDLIFCCIDNFAARVPLNDLAYAHLIPTIDMASWVHADRNQQIDALMTHAHVWSPGIPCAWCRETISSHILMREAQGTQRGIEDRIPYGLPLEETDGVEPSVLPLNMLGVSLALIEFMQVALKITTRTPNDLKFFLPEWELDESDRPARQACDCILNVAMGDTLVINPVMME; translated from the coding sequence ATGCACAGCCAATCTGTGTCCTTAATCACATCGCGGCTTGGTGACGAAACGCACATTGCCGCGGACGCCGACACCTGGCGCGAGGTTTGCACTAAACTGACGGCGGCTGCCCCCGACGAGGCCTGCTGTTTTCTCTTAACTCGTCCGAGCCGAGGAATTACTCGCACGACAGTCATTCTTCGCGAGATCATTTGGCCAAAACCAGGAGACGTACAGGCAACACCAGGAAGTTTGGAACTCTCGGCTGACTACATCTCGAGAGCCATCGACGCGGCGATTGACGCAGGAGCGATGGTTGGTCTCTGTCTTGTTCATACCCATCCCAAGTCCGAGAAATTCGGCGAAGGCATCGCTCGTTTTAGCTCCCGAGATGATTGGTACGAGAATCGGCTATTTCCTACGATCACTCTCGACCGTCCAGGCGCCATCTCAGCCAGCGTCGTAATCGGCAGCGCAGGCGATGTCGATGCGCGTATCTGGTGGCGAGAGCGAGGCGAGTGCGTAACTCAGGACGTGCAGGCAATTCGCGCCGTAGGACCCGAACTCACGATTATTGAAACGCCATCCTCACCTTGGAAAGATCATCCCGATCCAGCCGTCATGGATCGCTCAACACGCCTGTGGGGAGGGGAAGGACGCCGACGGCTGCAGAACCTTCGCATAGGTATTGCCGGTGCAGGCGGTACGGGCAGTCTCACAATTTTCGGGTTGGCCACGATGGGGGTTGGCAAACTCCTCGTGTGGGACAAGGACATCGCGAAGAAGCAGAATCGTCATCGCACCGCGGGCATAACTAGCGATCAAATTGGCAAGCCAAAGGTTACCGCGATGAAGGTCATGGCCGAATCGGTTGCTACGGCCGAGCCGTTCATTATTGAAGTTTACGAAGACTGGGCCACAACCGCCGAGGCCCTCACAAGGCTAAAAGACTGTGATCTCATCTTCTGTTGCATTGACAACTTTGCCGCACGTGTTCCCCTCAACGACTTGGCTTACGCTCATCTCATACCGACAATCGATATGGCATCGTGGGTACACGCCGATCGCAACCAGCAGATTGATGCCTTGATGACGCACGCCCACGTTTGGTCTCCCGGTATCCCCTGTGCTTGGTGTCGCGAAACGATCAGCTCTCATATTCTCATGCGTGAAGCCCAGGGCACTCAGCGCGGGATCGAAGACCGGATCCCTTATGGTCTTCCGCTCGAAGAAACTGATGGAGTTGAACCAAGCGTGTTGCCGCTCAATATGCTGGGAGTAAGTTTGGCGCTAATCGAGTTCATGCAGGTCGCATTGAAGATTACGACTCGCACACCCAATGATCTGAAATTTTTTCTGCCAGAGTGGGAACTTGACGAAAGTGACCGCCCCGCCCGGCAAGCATGCGACTGCATTCTTAACGTCGCGATGGGAGATACACTCGTTATCAATCCCGTGATGATGGAATAA
- a CDS encoding ATP-binding protein: protein MKDIDKEFVHLARLALEGKAEDVAAVIRRSLRDISERRPDLAGEARKLMTVAGSTPLRSFGIATAIPVDADSRLELLRREEDPEIPIDPIWPESVFAHLEAVLGERANEKQLIHAGLTPSKSLLFVGPPGVGKTLAARWLAKQMRRPLITLDLSAVMSSFLGKTGNNIRVVLDYAQKTPSVLLLDEFDAIAKRRDDAAEIGELKRLVTVLMQAVDDWPAEGLLIGATNHPELLDPAVWRRFDRIVQFPLPNAEEIGRTVFRALGELHNGSRNSLLQLLPTMLQGRSFAEITRELLRMRRAAVLRGLPVEEALLGLVTESAKSAPLNMRLAIARELQTSGCSQRGIAEVTGLSRDTIRKHLTDRSQRKRRDGAAR, encoded by the coding sequence ATGAAAGACATAGACAAAGAATTCGTCCACCTGGCCCGTTTGGCACTTGAGGGGAAAGCCGAGGATGTCGCTGCCGTAATCAGGCGCTCGCTGCGCGATATAAGCGAGAGACGACCGGATTTAGCCGGCGAAGCAAGGAAGCTGATGACAGTCGCTGGCAGTACTCCGCTGCGCTCATTTGGAATCGCCACGGCGATCCCCGTTGACGCTGATAGTCGGCTGGAACTTCTGAGACGGGAAGAGGATCCTGAAATCCCGATCGACCCGATTTGGCCCGAGAGCGTTTTTGCACATCTTGAAGCCGTTCTCGGAGAACGGGCCAACGAAAAACAACTAATTCATGCAGGTCTGACGCCGTCAAAGTCGCTTCTCTTTGTCGGTCCGCCGGGAGTAGGCAAAACGCTGGCTGCACGATGGCTAGCGAAGCAGATGAGAAGGCCGCTGATCACCCTTGACCTTTCGGCAGTGATGAGCAGTTTTCTTGGAAAAACGGGAAACAATATTCGTGTCGTGCTGGATTATGCACAGAAAACTCCATCGGTCCTTCTCCTCGATGAATTCGACGCAATTGCCAAACGACGTGATGATGCGGCAGAGATCGGTGAGCTCAAACGCCTCGTGACTGTCTTGATGCAAGCTGTGGATGACTGGCCTGCTGAGGGTCTTCTAATCGGCGCGACGAATCATCCTGAGCTTCTCGATCCGGCAGTCTGGCGACGATTTGATCGGATTGTGCAGTTTCCTTTGCCTAACGCCGAAGAGATTGGTCGAACGGTTTTCCGAGCGTTGGGGGAACTGCATAACGGTAGCCGCAACTCCTTGCTGCAGTTGCTGCCGACCATGCTGCAGGGTCGATCATTCGCAGAGATAACGAGGGAATTACTTCGGATGCGTCGCGCCGCAGTCCTGAGGGGATTACCTGTCGAGGAAGCGCTGCTCGGTTTGGTGACGGAGTCTGCGAAATCTGCCCCATTAAATATGCGCCTGGCGATTGCGCGGGAGCTACAAACAAGCGGTTGCTCGCAGCGTGGTATAGCCGAAGTCACAGGATTATCGCGCGATACGATTCGAAAACACCTAACGGACCGGTCGCAGCGGAAACGGAGGGATGGTGCCGCGCGCTAA
- a CDS encoding ImmA/IrrE family metallo-endopeptidase: MAAKLLKESKITAPPVNLLMILQAHAIEYREVDGFPDSVDALIIDDGTRIYAAVNAGQHPHRQRFSLAHELGHYFLHRDAGIYEGVTIDNPPSEEGEIVTKDPAETEADLFAGELLVPLAFLKLHTGKNVPELAKIFFVSEQVIAIAISRHMKALFK; the protein is encoded by the coding sequence ATGGCTGCTAAGCTGCTGAAAGAAAGCAAAATAACTGCACCACCTGTAAATTTGCTGATGATTCTTCAGGCGCATGCAATTGAATACAGAGAAGTCGATGGTTTTCCCGATTCAGTCGACGCATTAATCATCGATGACGGAACTCGGATTTACGCAGCCGTAAATGCGGGGCAACATCCGCATCGCCAACGGTTTTCGTTAGCGCACGAACTTGGACATTATTTCCTGCATCGGGATGCCGGAATTTATGAAGGTGTCACGATCGACAATCCACCCTCGGAAGAAGGTGAGATTGTGACCAAGGACCCGGCCGAAACAGAGGCAGATTTATTTGCGGGAGAGTTGTTGGTCCCGCTCGCATTTCTAAAGCTTCACACCGGGAAAAACGTTCCAGAACTGGCCAAAATATTTTTTGTTAGCGAACAAGTGATTGCAATAGCCATTAGCCGGCACATGAAAGCGCTCTTCAAGTAA
- a CDS encoding helix-turn-helix transcriptional regulator, producing MNEKLLNDLLASAVRSGHVSLELNDEIVDRILEQPGSKVSNASTERVKSKLKMRMQDAAITAARATIHPQVSVQFGRFIQTVREGAGLDRSAIGERLHKTGDFVERLERGHINPLQLKTNEFADVVELFHIKFSVLPSMVTASASIAGAKHGYTAIARSHGGMRHDQRGEDVERALEAFARTVHPRAKDDPNTSQEIRTCLAKLEAELKKRGRHDLIT from the coding sequence ATGAATGAAAAATTATTGAATGATCTGCTTGCATCCGCCGTTCGAAGTGGTCACGTTTCCTTGGAACTCAATGATGAAATCGTTGATCGTATTCTCGAACAGCCTGGCTCTAAGGTCTCTAATGCATCCACGGAACGCGTAAAGTCGAAGCTGAAAATGCGGATGCAGGATGCGGCCATTACAGCTGCTAGAGCTACCATTCACCCGCAGGTTTCAGTGCAATTTGGCCGCTTCATTCAAACTGTGCGCGAAGGAGCAGGGCTTGACCGGTCAGCCATCGGAGAGAGACTGCATAAGACTGGCGATTTTGTGGAACGACTCGAACGCGGGCATATCAATCCTCTGCAACTCAAGACTAACGAATTTGCAGATGTCGTGGAGCTTTTTCATATCAAGTTCAGTGTGTTGCCGTCGATGGTTACGGCTAGCGCGAGCATTGCGGGAGCAAAACACGGCTACACGGCAATCGCACGTTCCCATGGTGGTATGAGACACGACCAGCGTGGAGAAGACGTGGAACGTGCGTTGGAGGCATTTGCGCGGACCGTTCATCCAAGAGCAAAGGATGATCCCAATACTTCTCAAGAAATACGAACCTGCTTAGCGAAACTCGAAGCCGAGCTGAAAAAGCGTGGGCGACACGATTTGATTACTTGA
- a CDS encoding sigma-70 family RNA polymerase sigma factor, with product MSAFERLVDQLLPHLIKFLAFGKTIPEADAEELASDVLMTIHTKIGTFRHGGPAKLTTWIFEIAKNKAIDYHRASSPQEVELLPDTLQVRTTSDGRYAGRNRELLQWLSEHIHKLSQQDQWLLGWRAQGIPYSQIAEWLGITEGTARVRHKRATEKLLAVAPPSWLAAKEQPYHE from the coding sequence ATGTCTGCGTTTGAACGTCTGGTCGATCAGCTGCTGCCACATTTGATCAAGTTTCTAGCGTTTGGAAAAACGATTCCGGAGGCAGACGCCGAAGAACTGGCAAGTGATGTGCTAATGACCATCCATACCAAAATCGGAACCTTTCGGCATGGTGGACCAGCGAAATTAACGACGTGGATATTCGAGATCGCAAAAAACAAAGCCATAGATTACCATCGTGCGTCTTCTCCGCAGGAAGTTGAACTGCTTCCTGATACGCTCCAAGTTCGTACTACGAGCGACGGACGTTACGCGGGGCGAAACCGAGAGCTTCTCCAATGGTTGTCGGAGCACATCCACAAATTGTCGCAACAAGATCAGTGGCTCTTAGGCTGGCGAGCACAAGGCATTCCGTATTCGCAGATTGCAGAATGGCTCGGCATCACCGAAGGAACGGCTCGCGTTCGGCACAAACGTGCCACTGAAAAGCTGTTAGCTGTCGCGCCGCCGAGCTGGCTAGCCGCAAAGGAGCAGCCCTACCATGAATGA
- a CDS encoding TIR domain-containing protein, with translation MADKKVVFVAFAIEDERQRDFLKGQTLSTACPFEYIDMSVKEAYDKEWKERVRTRIRRSDGVIALVSKNSLTSSGQAWELSCAREERKRVLGIWAYSDDRTNLPGTNTVVWTWDAIKKFIDSL, from the coding sequence ATGGCTGACAAGAAGGTTGTGTTTGTCGCATTCGCGATAGAAGACGAACGGCAGAGGGATTTTCTGAAAGGGCAAACGCTCAGCACGGCCTGCCCATTTGAATATATCGATATGTCCGTTAAAGAAGCGTATGACAAGGAGTGGAAAGAACGGGTGCGTACCCGCATTCGCCGTTCAGACGGAGTCATCGCTCTGGTAAGTAAGAATTCCCTCACATCCAGCGGCCAAGCTTGGGAGCTCAGCTGCGCGAGGGAGGAAAGGAAGAGGGTGCTTGGGATATGGGCTTACAGTGACGATAGGACCAATCTTCCGGGCACGAATACCGTCGTCTGGACGTGGGACGCGATTAAGAAGTTCATAGATAGCCTGTAG
- a CDS encoding caspase family protein, with product MRKALVVGIDYYVRASALFGCVNDAHSVKSILERNSDGTVNFGVKLLAGISPTESISRATLKEGVRGLFADDVEIALFYFAGHGHIETTGGYLCGSDCETGDDGLALDEVLTLANGSRARNKVIVLDSCHSGVAGTRPVARQTAELSEGLTVLTASTAEQYATEQNGSGVFTTLFIDALSGAASNLVGDVTPGSVYAHIDQSLGPWEQRPVFKTNVKSFVSLRKVQPPIDLSDLQRITEFFPSPGFEFQLNPSFEPESTNPNLENTLVFAILQKYNRVNLVVPVDAPHMYHAAMGSKTCKLTVLGEHYRRLVARKRI from the coding sequence ATGCGAAAAGCGCTTGTGGTCGGAATTGACTATTACGTAAGAGCCTCCGCCCTCTTTGGGTGTGTTAATGATGCTCACTCGGTGAAAAGCATTCTCGAAAGAAACAGCGATGGCACTGTGAACTTCGGAGTCAAGCTGCTGGCAGGAATAAGTCCGACCGAAAGCATCTCTCGCGCGACTTTGAAGGAAGGGGTGCGAGGTCTGTTCGCCGATGATGTCGAGATTGCGCTGTTCTACTTTGCAGGCCATGGCCATATTGAAACGACGGGAGGATATCTATGTGGCAGTGATTGCGAAACTGGCGACGACGGTCTTGCCCTGGACGAAGTGCTCACGCTTGCAAATGGGTCCAGGGCGCGAAATAAAGTCATTGTCCTGGACAGTTGTCACTCAGGTGTCGCGGGGACGCGTCCAGTTGCTCGTCAGACCGCAGAACTGTCAGAGGGCCTCACAGTGCTAACTGCGTCGACAGCGGAGCAATATGCAACGGAGCAAAACGGCAGCGGAGTGTTCACGACACTCTTCATCGATGCTTTGAGCGGAGCCGCAAGCAATCTAGTAGGGGACGTCACTCCCGGTAGCGTCTATGCGCATATCGACCAGTCCTTGGGTCCCTGGGAGCAGCGACCGGTATTCAAGACGAATGTTAAGAGCTTCGTGTCATTGCGAAAAGTGCAGCCCCCGATCGATTTATCTGATTTGCAGCGAATTACGGAGTTTTTCCCATCTCCGGGGTTCGAGTTCCAGCTTAATCCGTCATTCGAGCCTGAAAGCACCAATCCCAACTTAGAGAACACTCTCGTATTCGCAATTCTTCAGAAATACAATCGTGTGAATCTCGTTGTCCCAGTCGATGCGCCGCACATGTACCACGCAGCCATGGGCAGCAAAACATGCAAGCTAACGGTGCTTGGCGAACATTATCGGCGGCTGGTTGCCCGAAAGCGAATTTAG